One segment of Paraburkholderia bonniea DNA contains the following:
- the thiS gene encoding sulfur carrier protein ThiS, whose amino-acid sequence MDIHINQKPLSLPEGATVADALAAYGARPPFAVALNGDFVARSQHVQQVLNAGDQLDIVHPVAGG is encoded by the coding sequence ATGGATATCCATATCAATCAGAAGCCGTTGTCGTTGCCAGAAGGCGCGACCGTGGCCGATGCGCTCGCCGCCTATGGCGCTCGCCCCCCCTTTGCGGTTGCGCTCAATGGCGACTTCGTCGCGCGCTCGCAGCACGTGCAACAGGTGTTGAACGCGGGCGACCAGCTCGATATCGTGCATCCCGTTGCCGGGGGGTGA
- a CDS encoding ABC transporter ATP-binding protein encodes MSPPSQNLLELRNVDFGYGERLILSNLNLRFGRGQVIAVMGGSGCGKTTVLRLIGGLVRAQRGEVLFQGQDVGTQTRDGLYALRRRMGMLFQFGALFTDVSVFDNVAFALREHTDLSEALIHDLVLMKLNAVGLRGARDLFPSEISGGMARRVALARAIALDPELMMYDEPFAGLDPISLGITANLIRTLNQALGATSILVTHDVPESFAIADYVYFLANGGVHAEGTPAQLQASTDPTVRQFIDGAPDGPFKFHYPGSTSLAADFGLGGGAA; translated from the coding sequence GTGTCCCCACCCTCCCAAAATCTGCTTGAACTACGCAATGTCGATTTCGGCTATGGCGAGCGCCTGATCCTGTCGAATCTAAACCTGCGCTTTGGCCGGGGTCAGGTGATCGCGGTGATGGGTGGCTCTGGCTGTGGCAAGACCACGGTGCTGCGCCTGATTGGCGGCCTGGTGCGCGCGCAGCGGGGCGAGGTGCTGTTCCAGGGGCAGGATGTCGGCACGCAAACGCGTGATGGCCTGTACGCGCTGCGGCGCAGAATGGGCATGCTGTTCCAGTTTGGCGCGCTGTTCACCGACGTTTCCGTGTTCGATAACGTCGCCTTCGCGCTGCGCGAACACACCGATCTATCTGAAGCGCTGATTCACGATCTCGTCTTGATGAAGCTCAACGCGGTTGGCTTGCGCGGTGCGCGCGATCTTTTCCCGTCTGAGATTTCCGGGGGGATGGCGCGGCGCGTGGCGCTGGCGCGGGCGATTGCGCTCGATCCGGAGCTCATGATGTACGACGAGCCGTTTGCGGGGCTCGACCCGATTTCGCTGGGCATTACCGCGAATCTGATCCGCACGCTGAACCAGGCGCTTGGCGCGACCTCGATTCTGGTGACGCATGATGTTCCTGAATCGTTTGCCATTGCTGATTACGTTTACTTTCTGGCCAATGGCGGCGTGCACGCGGAAGGCACCCCCGCCCAGTTGCAAGCCTCAACCGATCCCACCGTGCGCCAGTTCATCGACGGCGCGCCCGATGGGCCATTCAAATTCCACTATCCGGGCAGCACCTCGCTGGCGGCTGATTTTGGCCTCGGCGGAGGGGCGGCATGA
- the murA gene encoding UDP-N-acetylglucosamine 1-carboxyvinyltransferase, translating to MDKLVIDGGQRLAGEIVVSGAKNAALPILCAGLLSADPVHLENVPDLQDVRTTLQLLAQMGVRSEAGAGRVMLDASQVNNPVAPYELVKTMRASILVLGPLVARFGEARVSLPGGCAIGARPVDQHIKGLQAMGAEISIEHGFIEARAKRLKGAHIVTDMITVTGTENLLMAAVLADGETVIENAAREPEVGDLAQLLLAMGAKIDGIGTGRLVIQGVEKLHGARHSVIPDRIEAGTFLCAVAAAGGDVTLRHVRPQIFQAVTDKLREAGVTIEEGDDWMRVRMNQRPKAVTFRTSEYPAFPTDMQAQFMALNTIADGTSQVVETIFENRFMHVQELNRLGANITTDGNTALVTGVEKLSGAMVMATDLRASASLVIAGLCAQGETLIDRIYHLDRGYDQMEAKLTAVGAKVRRIPSGSEA from the coding sequence ATGGACAAACTCGTGATTGACGGCGGGCAGCGGCTCGCGGGCGAGATCGTCGTTTCAGGGGCAAAAAATGCAGCTCTGCCCATTTTGTGCGCAGGCTTGCTCAGCGCCGATCCCGTCCACCTTGAAAACGTCCCTGACCTCCAGGACGTGCGGACCACGCTCCAATTGCTCGCCCAGATGGGCGTGCGTAGCGAGGCGGGCGCAGGCCGGGTAATGCTCGATGCCTCGCAGGTCAACAATCCCGTCGCACCGTATGAGCTGGTCAAGACCATGCGCGCTTCAATCCTGGTGCTGGGCCCGCTGGTGGCGCGCTTTGGTGAGGCCCGGGTATCGCTGCCGGGTGGCTGCGCGATTGGTGCGCGGCCAGTCGATCAACACATCAAGGGCCTGCAGGCGATGGGGGCTGAGATCAGCATCGAGCACGGTTTTATCGAAGCCCGTGCGAAGCGCCTGAAGGGCGCGCACATCGTCACCGACATGATTACCGTGACCGGCACCGAGAATCTGCTGATGGCAGCCGTGCTGGCCGATGGCGAAACCGTGATCGAAAACGCCGCGCGCGAGCCCGAAGTTGGCGATCTGGCACAACTGCTGCTGGCGATGGGCGCGAAGATCGACGGCATTGGCACGGGCCGGCTGGTCATCCAGGGCGTTGAGAAACTGCATGGCGCTCGTCATAGCGTGATTCCCGACCGGATCGAAGCGGGCACCTTCTTGTGCGCGGTGGCTGCGGCAGGGGGGGATGTGACGCTGCGTCATGTGCGGCCACAGATATTCCAGGCCGTGACGGACAAGCTGCGTGAAGCGGGCGTCACGATCGAAGAGGGCGACGACTGGATGCGGGTGCGCATGAATCAGCGGCCGAAGGCGGTGACTTTCCGCACCTCTGAGTACCCGGCGTTTCCGACAGACATGCAAGCCCAGTTCATGGCGCTCAACACCATTGCGGACGGTACCTCGCAGGTGGTCGAAACCATCTTTGAAAACCGCTTTATGCACGTGCAGGAACTGAACCGGCTCGGTGCCAACATCACGACGGATGGCAACACGGCACTGGTTACCGGGGTCGAAAAACTATCCGGTGCGATGGTGATGGCGACCGATTTGCGCGCCTCTGCGAGCCTCGTGATTGCCGGGCTGTGCGCCCAGGGCGAAACCTTGATCGACCGTATTTATCACCTCGACCGCGGCTACGACCAGATGGAGGCCAAGCTCACGGCAGTCGGCGCGAAAGTGCGCCGTATCCCGTCCGGGAGCGAGGCATGA
- a CDS encoding BolA family protein has translation MLPTPEQIKNYIAAGLACQHLEVEGDGQHFFATIVSPGFEGKRLIQRHQLVYAVLGDRMREEIHALSMKTLTPAEWQNA, from the coding sequence ATGCTGCCGACTCCCGAGCAGATCAAAAATTACATTGCCGCTGGGCTTGCCTGCCAGCATCTCGAAGTTGAAGGTGATGGCCAGCATTTTTTTGCCACGATTGTTTCGCCGGGGTTTGAGGGCAAACGCCTGATCCAGCGTCATCAACTGGTGTATGCGGTGCTGGGCGACCGCATGCGCGAAGAAATCCATGCACTCAGCATGAAAACGCTGACGCCTGCCGAATGGCAGAACGCGTAA
- the thiE gene encoding thiamine phosphate synthase gives MPGLSRSPFWPPADELTEAAERIRARLGDWSGARAGWRICLTPPENVQAGDLIVLTAGQHLDAAQQTQQTQQTQQTQQTQQTQQTQQTQQTQQTQQTQQTQQTQQTQQTQQTQQTQQTQQTQQTQQTQQTQQTQQTQQTHADTQAGRWLLQGAGVIEAGATTLTLHLNGERYALEGPVPEDWIAALAAFLDCGFAPHDALVLALAWRDGDELTADDPWPADLTRFPRVAGLPAAPAQAFARCPARLGLYPVLPSAQWVERALTCGVKTVQLRRKTAETGLLTAACTAELTHEIALSVAAGQRHGAQVFINDHWQAALDAGAYGVHLGQEDLPAADLPALAAAGMRLGLSSHGYYEILRALHFRPSYLALGAVFATSTKTVPTGSQGLARLARYARLLDGVVPTVAIGGIDLETLPSVLATGIGSVAVVSAVTAAADPVAAIAALQHHCAR, from the coding sequence ATGCCGGGCCTCAGCCGCAGCCCGTTTTGGCCACCAGCGGATGAACTTACCGAAGCGGCGGAACGGATTCGCGCGCGTCTGGGCGATTGGTCAGGCGCGCGCGCGGGCTGGCGCATCTGCCTGACTCCGCCCGAGAACGTGCAGGCAGGCGATCTGATCGTACTCACCGCCGGGCAGCATCTGGATGCTGCGCAGCAGACACAGCAGACACAGCAGACACAGCAGACACAGCAGACACAGCAGACACAGCAGACACAGCAGACACAGCAGACACAGCAGACACAGCAGACACAGCAGACACAGCAGACGCAGCAAACACAGCAAACACAGCAAACACAGCAAACACAGCAAACACAGCAAACACAGCAAACACAGCAAACACAGCAGACACAGCAGACACAGCAGACACAGCAGACACACGCTGACACTCAGGCCGGGCGTTGGCTATTACAAGGCGCGGGCGTGATTGAAGCCGGTGCAACCACGCTGACCTTGCACCTGAACGGTGAGCGTTACGCGCTGGAAGGGCCGGTGCCGGAAGACTGGATCGCCGCGCTGGCCGCTTTCCTGGATTGCGGCTTCGCGCCACACGATGCGCTAGTGCTGGCGCTGGCATGGCGTGATGGCGACGAACTGACGGCTGACGATCCATGGCCCGCTGATTTGACGCGCTTTCCGCGCGTGGCCGGTTTGCCTGCCGCCCCGGCACAGGCCTTCGCGCGCTGTCCAGCACGGCTCGGGCTCTACCCCGTGCTGCCGAGCGCGCAGTGGGTAGAGCGGGCGCTGACATGCGGCGTGAAAACCGTCCAGTTGCGGCGCAAGACGGCCGAAACGGGCCTGCTCACGGCGGCATGCACCGCTGAGCTCACTCATGAAATCGCGCTGAGCGTCGCGGCGGGTCAGCGGCATGGCGCGCAAGTCTTTATCAACGACCACTGGCAGGCCGCACTCGATGCTGGTGCGTATGGCGTCCATCTGGGGCAGGAAGATTTGCCCGCAGCGGATTTACCTGCACTGGCGGCAGCCGGGATGCGGCTAGGCTTGTCGTCGCATGGCTATTACGAAATCTTGCGCGCGCTGCACTTTCGCCCGAGCTACCTCGCGCTGGGCGCGGTGTTTGCCACCTCGACCAAAACTGTGCCGACTGGGTCACAAGGCCTGGCCCGGCTGGCGCGTTATGCGCGCTTGCTCGATGGGGTGGTGCCGACGGTCGCCATTGGCGGCATTGACCTCGAAACGTTGCCCAGTGTGCTGGCGACGGGCATAGGCAGCGTAGCGGTGGTGAGCGCAGTCACGGCCGCCGCCGACCCGGTCGCCGCCATTGCCGCATTGCAGCATCATTGCGCGAGATGA
- a CDS encoding MlaC/ttg2D family ABC transporter substrate-binding protein, with amino-acid sequence MKKFFLIPLFTALLTLAGSALAQGSSTLAPDVLVKTVTQQVIDAVRADKSIQQGDIAEITKLVNEKILPYTDFRRTTQLAMGRNWRAATPEQQQQVVEQFKMLLIRTYSGALAQVRDQQIQYRPFRADPSDTDVVVRSTVMNNGSPIQLDYRLYKTAQGWRVYDINVLGAWLIQAYQQQFNEQIQQHGVNGLIQFLTQRNQQLAAGKRS; translated from the coding sequence ATGAAAAAGTTTTTCCTTATCCCGTTATTTACTGCTCTGCTAACGCTGGCAGGCAGCGCGCTGGCACAAGGTTCTAGCACTCTCGCACCGGACGTATTGGTCAAGACCGTCACGCAACAAGTCATTGACGCTGTGCGTGCAGACAAATCAATTCAGCAGGGCGACATCGCTGAGATCACGAAACTCGTCAACGAAAAAATCCTCCCCTACACCGACTTCCGCCGCACGACACAGTTGGCCATGGGCCGTAACTGGCGCGCTGCCACGCCCGAGCAGCAGCAACAAGTGGTTGAGCAATTCAAGATGCTGCTGATCCGCACCTATTCAGGCGCGCTGGCGCAAGTTCGTGACCAGCAGATCCAGTACCGGCCGTTCCGTGCTGATCCATCCGATACCGATGTAGTCGTGCGCTCAACCGTGATGAACAATGGCTCTCCGATCCAGCTGGACTATCGCCTGTACAAGACCGCCCAGGGCTGGCGCGTGTATGACATCAATGTTCTGGGCGCATGGCTGATCCAGGCGTATCAGCAGCAGTTCAACGAGCAAATCCAGCAGCATGGCGTGAATGGCTTGATCCAGTTCCTGACCCAGCGCAATCAGCAGCTTGCTGCAGGCAAGCGCTCATGA
- the mlaD gene encoding outer membrane lipid asymmetry maintenance protein MlaD produces the protein MKMKKTALDFWVGLFVVLGFVALLFLALKAGNMSSLSFQATYPVTLKFDNIGGLKPRAAVKSAGVVVGRVGSIGFDSHTYQARVTLDLDSRYPFPKDSSAKILTSGLLGEQYIGLEPGGDSEMLKAGDTITMTQSAIVLENLIGQFLYSKAADSGAAKAGAAPAPDGLQPASAAAGE, from the coding sequence ATGAAGATGAAAAAGACTGCTCTCGACTTTTGGGTCGGCCTGTTTGTTGTGCTGGGTTTTGTGGCGCTGCTGTTTCTCGCGCTAAAGGCCGGCAATATGAGTTCGCTGTCGTTTCAGGCGACCTACCCGGTGACCCTGAAGTTTGACAATATCGGCGGCTTGAAACCGCGCGCAGCGGTGAAGAGCGCGGGCGTAGTAGTGGGCCGGGTCGGCTCAATCGGCTTCGATAGCCACACCTATCAGGCGCGCGTCACGCTGGATCTGGACAGCCGTTATCCGTTTCCGAAAGACAGCTCGGCGAAGATCCTTACCTCAGGGTTGCTGGGTGAGCAATACATCGGGCTGGAGCCAGGCGGAGACAGCGAAATGCTGAAGGCGGGCGATACGATCACCATGACGCAGTCGGCCATCGTGCTTGAGAATCTGATCGGACAATTTCTGTATAGCAAGGCGGCGGATTCGGGCGCTGCAAAAGCCGGTGCTGCACCCGCACCCGACGGGCTACAGCCAGCTTCTGCTGCGGCTGGCGAATAA
- the hisG gene encoding ATP phosphoribosyltransferase yields MTSVSAQRSAPLTLALSKGRIFEETLPLLAAAGVQVTEDPESSRKLILPTTDPNVRVIIVRATDVPTYVEYGAADFGVAGKDVLLEHGGSGLYQPVDLDIARCRMSVAVKAGFDYANAVRQGARLRVATKYVETAREHFAAKGVHVDLIKLYGSMELAPLVGLADAIVDLVSSGGTLRANNLVEVEEIMSISSRLVVNQAALKLKRAALRPFLDAFERVSQHGGTAA; encoded by the coding sequence ATGACATCCGTTTCAGCACAACGCAGCGCGCCATTGACGCTGGCGTTGTCAAAAGGCCGTATTTTCGAAGAGACGCTGCCGTTGCTTGCCGCCGCTGGTGTGCAGGTCACCGAAGATCCAGAAAGCTCGCGCAAGCTGATCTTGCCGACTACCGATCCAAACGTGCGGGTCATCATTGTCCGCGCGACTGATGTCCCTACTTATGTCGAATACGGCGCAGCCGATTTTGGCGTGGCGGGCAAGGATGTGCTGCTTGAGCATGGCGGCAGCGGTCTGTATCAGCCGGTTGATCTCGATATCGCGCGCTGCCGGATGTCGGTGGCCGTGAAGGCGGGTTTTGATTACGCCAATGCCGTGCGCCAGGGCGCGCGGCTGCGCGTGGCGACCAAATACGTCGAAACGGCCCGCGAGCATTTCGCTGCGAAGGGTGTCCACGTCGATCTCATCAAGCTCTATGGTTCGATGGAACTGGCACCGCTGGTTGGGCTGGCTGATGCGATTGTCGATCTGGTCAGCTCTGGCGGCACCTTGCGCGCCAATAACCTGGTCGAAGTCGAAGAAATCATGTCGATCTCGTCTCGCCTCGTGGTCAACCAGGCCGCGCTCAAACTCAAACGCGCCGCGCTGCGGCCTTTCCTTGATGCGTTCGAACGCGTGTCGCAGCACGGTGGCACGGCAGCCTGA
- the mlaE gene encoding lipid asymmetry maintenance ABC transporter permease subunit MlaE — MIRATGRAVIGGLARAGYATRFFLRLVFEFFPLLRRPRLVTRQIHFVGNYSLLIIAVSGLFVGFVLGLQGYYTLNRYGSEQALGLLVALSLVRELGPVVTALLFAGRAGTSLAAEIGLMKAGEQLTAMEMMAVDPLKVVIAPRMWAGIISMPVLAAIFSAVGVIGGYVVGVLMIGVDAGAFWSQMQGGVDVWRDVGNGVIKSIVFGFAVTFIALYQGYEAKPTPEGVSRATTKTVVYASLAVLGLDFLLTALMFS, encoded by the coding sequence ATGATTCGTGCAACTGGACGGGCGGTCATTGGCGGGCTGGCGCGCGCAGGCTATGCGACGCGCTTTTTTCTGCGCCTCGTATTCGAATTTTTCCCGCTGCTGCGCCGCCCCCGGCTGGTTACGCGGCAGATTCATTTTGTTGGCAATTATTCGCTGCTGATTATTGCGGTGTCGGGGCTGTTTGTTGGTTTCGTGCTTGGTTTGCAAGGCTATTACACGCTTAACCGTTACGGCTCCGAACAGGCGCTAGGGCTGCTGGTCGCGTTGTCGCTGGTGCGCGAGCTGGGGCCCGTGGTGACGGCGCTGCTGTTTGCCGGTCGTGCGGGCACCTCGCTGGCAGCGGAGATCGGCCTGATGAAAGCAGGCGAACAACTCACCGCGATGGAAATGATGGCGGTCGATCCTCTCAAGGTCGTGATTGCGCCGCGCATGTGGGCCGGCATTATTTCGATGCCGGTGCTGGCGGCAATTTTCAGCGCGGTGGGTGTGATCGGCGGTTACGTGGTTGGGGTGCTGATGATTGGTGTTGACGCGGGCGCTTTCTGGTCGCAGATGCAAGGCGGCGTGGATGTGTGGCGCGATGTGGGCAATGGGGTCATCAAGAGCATTGTGTTTGGCTTCGCCGTGACCTTTATCGCGCTCTATCAAGGCTATGAAGCCAAGCCGACCCCGGAAGGCGTCTCGCGTGCCACGACCAAAACGGTGGTGTACGCGTCGCTGGCGGTGCTGGGGCTCGATTTTCTGCTGACCGCACTGATGTTCAGCTAA
- a CDS encoding thiazole synthase: protein MTAAPTASSIASPIAPSTPADPLTLYGATFASRVLLGTSRYPSLQALSASIDAARPAMVTVALRRQMQADGAHTTGFFDLLKHHGVPLLPNTAGCQTVSEALNTAYMAREVFETDWIKLELIGDDYTLQPDPVGLIEAAATLIKAGFKVLPYCTEDLVIGRRLLDAGCEALMPWGAPIGTGKGVVNPYGLRMLRERLPDVPLIVDAGLGVPSHAAQVMEWGFDGVLLNTAVSQATHPEAMARAFALGAEAGRQAWLAGPMAERESAHASTPVVGMPFWHQDGGAA from the coding sequence ATGACCGCCGCCCCGACTGCTTCCTCGATCGCTTCCCCGATTGCCCCCTCGACTCCCGCTGATCCCCTTACGCTGTATGGCGCAACCTTCGCCAGCAGGGTGTTGCTTGGCACCTCGCGCTACCCGTCGCTGCAGGCGCTGTCTGCTTCGATTGATGCCGCCCGGCCAGCCATGGTCACCGTCGCGTTGCGACGTCAGATGCAGGCGGACGGAGCGCATACCACGGGCTTCTTCGATTTGCTCAAACACCACGGCGTGCCTTTGCTGCCTAACACCGCAGGCTGCCAGACCGTGAGCGAGGCGCTGAATACCGCATATATGGCACGCGAAGTCTTCGAAACCGACTGGATCAAGCTTGAGCTGATTGGCGACGATTACACGCTGCAGCCCGACCCAGTCGGGCTGATTGAGGCGGCGGCGACGCTGATCAAGGCGGGTTTCAAGGTGCTGCCGTACTGCACTGAAGACCTCGTCATTGGCCGCCGGTTGCTGGACGCGGGCTGCGAAGCCCTGATGCCATGGGGGGCCCCGATCGGTACGGGGAAGGGCGTGGTGAATCCTTACGGCTTGCGCATGCTGCGCGAGCGCTTGCCGGATGTGCCGTTAATCGTCGATGCCGGATTAGGCGTGCCCTCGCATGCGGCGCAGGTGATGGAGTGGGGTTTCGACGGTGTTTTGCTGAATACGGCGGTATCGCAAGCGACGCATCCCGAGGCGATGGCACGAGCGTTTGCGCTGGGCGCTGAAGCAGGGCGGCAGGCATGGCTGGCCGGGCCGATGGCGGAACGTGAAAGCGCGCACGCCAGCACGCCGGTGGTCGGCATGCCGTTTTGGCACCAGGACGGAGGGGCGGCCTGA
- a CDS encoding STAS domain-containing protein: protein MSRFSSGATLTHASAKAALAMGLQQIAAGASGVDCAQLTQFDSSALAVLLAWQRAAQARHRPLDIVNLPVGLTSLAEVYGVAEFLPVQQAPH, encoded by the coding sequence ATGAGCCGTTTTTCGAGCGGTGCCACGTTGACGCATGCCAGCGCTAAAGCAGCGCTGGCAATGGGTTTGCAGCAGATTGCTGCGGGCGCAAGCGGTGTCGATTGCGCGCAGCTCACACAATTTGATTCGTCTGCGCTGGCGGTGCTGCTAGCCTGGCAGCGGGCGGCGCAGGCGCGGCACAGGCCACTCGATATCGTCAATTTGCCCGTCGGGCTGACGAGTCTTGCTGAGGTCTACGGCGTCGCGGAGTTTTTACCGGTGCAGCAAGCGCCGCATTGA
- a CDS encoding ABC transporter ATP-binding protein, giving the protein MPAIEIRNLKKRYRNLQALKGVSFAVEEGEFFGLLGPNGAGKTTLISILAGLARATEGSVLVHGHDVVSNFREARRKLGVVPQELVFDPFFTVRESLRIQSGYYGLHHNDAWIDEVMANLDLTEKADVNMRALSGGMKRRVLVAQALVHRPPVIVLDEPTAGVDVELRQTLWKFISRLNREGHTIVLTTHYLEEAQALCDRIAMLRRGEVVALDRTSALLQRFAGMQLFIRFAQGTLPVELRQLEIDPGSLQDGQHLLRLASYDEVERILSQCRMAGGTFEEIEIRKADLEDVFLQVMNGPEVTEGLA; this is encoded by the coding sequence ATGCCAGCGATAGAAATCCGTAACCTCAAAAAGCGCTATCGCAATTTGCAGGCGCTCAAGGGCGTCAGCTTTGCGGTCGAAGAAGGTGAATTTTTTGGGCTGCTAGGCCCAAATGGCGCAGGTAAAACAACCCTCATTAGCATTTTGGCGGGCCTGGCCCGTGCCACCGAAGGCAGCGTGCTGGTGCATGGCCACGACGTGGTCAGCAACTTCCGCGAAGCGCGCCGCAAGCTTGGGGTGGTGCCACAAGAACTAGTCTTCGATCCTTTTTTCACCGTCCGCGAAAGCTTGCGGATTCAATCTGGCTATTACGGCCTGCATCACAACGATGCGTGGATTGATGAGGTGATGGCCAATCTGGATCTGACTGAAAAAGCCGACGTCAATATGCGGGCGCTGTCTGGTGGCATGAAACGCCGGGTGCTGGTCGCGCAGGCGCTGGTGCACCGGCCGCCAGTGATTGTGCTTGATGAGCCCACGGCAGGCGTCGACGTCGAGTTGCGCCAGACGCTCTGGAAGTTCATTTCGCGCCTGAACCGCGAAGGCCACACGATCGTGCTGACCACTCACTACCTCGAAGAAGCGCAGGCGCTCTGTGACCGCATTGCGATGCTGCGCCGTGGCGAAGTGGTGGCGCTTGATCGCACTAGTGCGCTGTTGCAGCGTTTTGCGGGCATGCAGCTTTTTATCCGTTTCGCGCAAGGGACACTGCCGGTTGAGCTGCGCCAGCTTGAAATTGACCCGGGCTCGTTACAGGATGGGCAACATCTGCTGCGCCTGGCGAGCTACGACGAAGTCGAGCGAATTCTTTCCCAATGCCGCATGGCGGGTGGCACTTTCGAAGAAATCGAGATTCGCAAGGCCGATCTCGAAGACGTGTTCCTGCAAGTGATGAATGGTCCGGAAGTGACCGAGGGGCTCGCATGA
- a CDS encoding ABC transporter permease — protein sequence MSGFRTLFYKEILRFWKVAFQTVLAPVITSLLYLMIFGHALRDHVQVYPGVLYTSFLVPGLVMMSVLQNAFSNSSSSLIQSKITGNLVFVLLPPLSQWEMFSAYVLASVVRGLVVGFGVFIFTVWFIPLSFVAPFYIIAFAVLGSAILGTLGLIAGIWAEKFDQLAAFQNFLIMPLTFLSGVFYSTDSLPSGWREVSQLNPFFYMIDGFRYGFFGMSDINPLLSLAIVGGFFVVLAVLAMRLLASGYKLRQ from the coding sequence ATGAGTGGTTTTCGCACACTGTTTTACAAAGAAATTCTGCGGTTCTGGAAGGTAGCGTTTCAGACCGTTCTAGCACCCGTGATTACCTCGCTGCTGTATCTGATGATCTTCGGCCATGCGTTGCGCGATCACGTCCAGGTCTACCCCGGGGTGCTGTACACCAGCTTCCTCGTGCCGGGCCTTGTGATGATGAGCGTGTTGCAAAACGCGTTCTCCAATAGCTCGTCTTCGCTGATTCAGTCGAAGATCACGGGCAACCTGGTGTTTGTCCTGCTGCCGCCGCTATCGCAATGGGAAATGTTCAGTGCGTATGTGCTGGCTTCGGTTGTGCGCGGGCTGGTGGTCGGTTTTGGCGTGTTTATTTTCACGGTCTGGTTTATTCCGCTTAGCTTTGTCGCGCCGTTTTACATCATTGCGTTCGCGGTGCTGGGTTCTGCCATCCTCGGCACGCTTGGCTTGATTGCTGGCATCTGGGCTGAAAAATTCGATCAACTGGCGGCATTTCAGAATTTCCTCATCATGCCGCTGACGTTTCTCTCCGGGGTGTTTTACTCGACGGACTCGCTGCCATCCGGCTGGCGCGAAGTGTCGCAGCTCAATCCCTTTTTCTACATGATCGACGGCTTTCGCTACGGTTTCTTCGGGATGTCGGATATCAATCCGCTTCTGAGCCTGGCCATTGTCGGCGGTTTTTTCGTGGTGCTGGCCGTACTGGCGATGCGTCTGCTCGCCTCCGGTTACAAACTGCGCCAGTAA